A window of Syntrophaceae bacterium genomic DNA:
ATCAAGGCACAGTACATCGCAGGCCAGGCTGACGGCGCCGTCCTCGTGACCTACGGGGAGACGGTCGTGCTCGTCACCATCGTCTCATCCCGGGCGCAGCGGGAGGGGCTCGACTTTCTGCCCCTCACCGTCGATTACCAGGAGATGACCTTCGCCGCGGGCAAGATCCCGGGCGGGTTCTTCAAGCGAGAGGGGCGGCCCAACGAGCGGGAGATCCTGATCTGCCGGATCATCGACCGGTCCATCCGCCCCCTGTTCCCCAAGGGCTACAATTACGAGACCCAGCTCATCGCCACGGTGCTCTCCGTGGACGGGCAGCACGACTCGGACGTGGCGGCCCTGCTCGGCGCCTCGGCGGCCCTGCAGATCTCCAACGTCCCCTTCAACGGGCCCATCGCCGGCGTCCGGATCGGCCGGATCGACGGCAAGCTCGTCGCCAACCCCACCTCGATGGAAAACAGCGACCTCGACCTGTTCATCTCGGGGCGCAAGGTGACCCCGGGGACGGGCGGCAGGCCCTATGACGTCAACCTCGTCATGCTCGAGGGCGGGGCCCAGGAACTGAGCGAGGATGACATCGTCCAGGGCATCAACCTCGCGCTGGAGGCCATGCGCCCCGTCATCGACCTGCAGGACGAGATGCAGAAGGCCATCGGCAAGGCCAAGCGGCCCTTCACGCCCCCCGTCGTCGATGAGGCGCTCTACCGGAAGATCTCCGACCTCGTGAAGGAGGGCTTCGAGGCGGCGTACCGGATCCCGGAGAAGCTCGACCGGTACGGAAAGATCCGGGAAGTCCGCGAGAAGGCCATCGAGACCCTCTGCAAGGACGACCCGTCGCTCAAGCCCCTCGTCGAGCACGTCATCGAGAAGATCGACCGCAGCGTTCTGCGGACCATGATCCTGACCGAAAAGCGGCGCGTCGGCGGCCGTGCCTACGACGAGATCCGGCCGATCCAGTGCGAGGTGGGCCTGCTGCCCCGCACGCACGGCTCGGCCCTCTTCACGCGGGGCGAGACGCAGGCCCTGGTGACGATCACCCTGGGGACGTCCTCCGACGAGCAGCGGCTCGACTACATCACGGGCGAGGAGATGCGCTCCTTCATGCTCCACTACAACTTTCCGCCCTACTGCGTCGGCGAGGTGAAGCGGCTCGGGAGCCCCGGCCGGCGCGAGGTCGGCCACGGGGCACTGGCCCGCAGGGCGCTGCTTCCCGTCATTCCCAGCCAGGAGGAGTTCCCCTACACGATCCGCACCGTCTCGGAGATCCTCTCCTCGAACGGCTCGTCCTCCATGGCCAGCGTCTGCGGCGGGAGCCTCTCGCTGATGGACGCGGGCGTGCCGGTGAAGGACGTCGTGGCGGGCATCGCCATGGGCCTGCTCAAGGAGGGCGACAGCGTGGCCGTCCTGTCCGACATCCTCGGCGACGAGGACCACGCCGGCGACATGGACTTCAAGGTCTGCGGCACCAAGAAGGGCATCACGGCCCTGCAGATGGACATCAAGATCGACGGCATCAACGAGCAGATCCTGCGCAAGGCGCTCCAGCAGGCCAAGGAGGGACGGTTCTTCATCATCGACAAGATGAAGGAGACGATCGCCGAACCCCGCAAGGAACTCTCCCCGTACGCCCCGAGGATCCTCACCCTGAAGATCCGGCCCGACCGGATCCGCGACCTCATCGGCACGGGCGGCAAGAACATCCGCCAGATCGTCGCCGAGACGGGGGTGACCATCGACGTCGAGGACGACGGGACGGTTCTCATCGCCTCGGCCGACCTCGAGGCCGCCGACCGGGCCATCGCCATGGTGAAATGGCTCACCGAGGAGGCCGAGATCGGCAAGATCTACATGGGCACGGTGAAGAAGGTCGTCGACTTCGGCTGCTTCGTGGAGATCCTGCCCGGCACCGAGGGGCTCGTCCACATCTCGCAGCTCGACACGAAGCGCGTCGCCAAGGTGACCGACGTGGTCAGGGAAGGCGACAAGATCCCCGTGAAGGTCCTCGAGATCGACTCGAACGGGAAGATCCGCCTGAGCCGGAAGGATGCCCTGGGTGCAGACGTACCGAAAAACGGTCCTTTCTAACGGGATCAAGGTCATCACGGAGGAAATCCGCCACGTCCGCTCCGTCTCGATCGGCGCATGGGTCCGCTGCGGCTCGCGTCACGAGGACGAGCGGATCAACGGGACGGCCCACTTCATCGAGCACATGCTCTTCAAGGGGACGGCCCGGCGCTCGGCCTTCGACATCGCCTCCGACATCGACTCCGTCGGGGGCGTGATGAACGCCTTCACGGGGAAGGAGCTGACGGCCTTCTACGTCAAGGTGCCCGACTACCACCTCCCCCTGGCCATCGACCTGCTGGCGGACATCTTCAACAACTCCCTGTTCGGGCCCGACGACATCGAGAAGGAAAAGTCGGTGGTCCTCCAGGAGATCAGCATGGTGGAGGACACGCCCGACGAGTACATCCACGACCTCTTCGAGAAGCACTTCTGGGAGGGGCATTCCCTGGGCATGCCCGTTCTCGGGACGAGGGACTCCGTCGACGCCTTCGACCGGGGCGAGGTCCTGACCTTCTTCGAGGAGCGCTACCGGGGGGACAACCTGGTCATCGCCGCCGTGGGGAACCTGGAACACGAGAAGCTGGTCGACCTCGTCGCGAAGCTCTTCGGCACGCTGCCCGCCCTGCGGCAGCAGCCTGCCGACGAGCCGCCGCGCACCACGGCGCGCCTGTCCTGCTTCGAGAAGGACCTCGAGCAGCTCCACCTCGTCGTGGGCACGCCGGCCCCGGCGACGCTCGACAACACCCGGTTCGCGGGGATCCTGATGAACTCCGTCTTCGGCGGGTCCATGAGCTCCCGGCTCTTCCAGGAGATCCGCGAGAAGCGTGGCCTCGCCTACGCCGTGCGCTCCTACATCGTTTCCTATCGGGACACGGGCATGCTCAACGTCTACGTCGGGACCTCGAAGGACAAGACGCGGGAGGTCATCGACATCATCCTCGCCGAGATGCGGCGCATGAAGACCGAGCCGTTCTCGGACAAGGAGCTGCAGTCGGCCAAGGAGCTCATCAAGGGCAACCTGCTGCTGAGCATGGAGAGCACCGACAACCGGATGCAGAAGCTCGCGACCAACGAGATCTACTTCGGCCGCAACGTGCCGCCCGAGGAGATCGTCGGCCGGATCGAGGCCGTGAGCGCCGAGGACATCCTGTCCCTCTGTGCGCAGATGTTCACGCGGGACAACCTGTCCATGGTTTTCCTCGGCGACATGACCGAGGCCGAAATGCCCGCGGACAACATCGAACTCTAAGAAGGCAACAGGCATCAGGCAACAGATTTCCCGCTTCCCGGCCTGCCACCTGGAGCCTGTCACCTCGCGCGCGGGCAGCGTCAAGCCGTGATTTGATAGACAGGTCATTCGGGTGATGAAACCGGCCAGAGAGCAAATCACTGTCACCGTCACGCGGGTCGACGGTTCGGAGGACCTTCCCCTTCCGGGCTACATGACGGACCACGCGGCGGGGATGGACCTCATGGCCGCCGTGCAGGGCGACCTGGTCCTTCCCCCGGGTCAGCGTGCCCTCGTCCCCACGGGCATCGCCATCGCCCTGCCGGAGGGCTTCGAGGCGCAGATCCGGCCCCGGAGCGGCCTCGCCCTGAAACACGGGGTGACCCTCCTGAACACGCCGGGCACCATCGACGCCGATTACCGCGGCGAGATCCGCGTCATCCTGATCAATCACGGCGCCGAGCCCTTCGTCGTCCGGCGGGGGGACCGGATCGCCCAGATGATCGTCGCGCCGGTCTGCTGGGTCCGGTGGGATCCGCAGCCCGGCTTGCCCGCCACGGAACGGGGCGACGGCGGCTTCGGGCACACCGGGTAAGGCTTGACAGTCTTGCATTTCCCGGATTTCTGTTGGACATTGAATTGAAAATGATCTAATAGACGGAAAATGCACGAAGTTAGGAAGTTGATAGCGTAAAATACGCGTTACCTGTTCTTTGAAAAAGCAGAGAGCATCTGATACGCCTTTGGAGAATTCGCCAAAACTCGAAAGGAGGTATCAAGATGCTCCCAGGAGAGTTACCCCTCCCGGATGGATTGTTGCCTGCCCCGGGGACGTTGTCAACCGGTTGTTTGTTCATTTGGCCGCCCTGTACGATCAGGCCTTTCCCCGGAGTTACGGGCAGCGGCTTCGGGACATCCAGCTGCAGTGGCTGTCGGCCCATCGGGGCCGGCTGCGCTGTCCGCGCTGCGACGGCACGGCGCTGATCCGCAAGGGTTGGCGGAGCCGGGTGCTGCGGACGTCGCGGGGGCGCCTGTCACTGGCGGTCCTGCAGATGCGCTGCAAGGCCTGCGGCCGGACGTTTCGGCCGGTCAATGCCGTGCTGGGGCTTCCCTTCGGGCGGCGCTTCCTCGACGAGCTGGTCGAGAAGGCCATCGGGCTGGGGATCCAGATGCCCTTCGGGCGGGCCTCCTGGGCCCTGCGCGCGCTGCTGGCCGATGCGCCTTCCCCGGAGGGGCTGCGGCGCCAGATCGCCGCCCGGGCCGCGACGCTCGCCCCGAGCGACGAGGTGGCCGGCAAGACCGTGCTGGTCGACGGCACCCGGGTCAAGGCGGGGAAGAACCCGCGGGGCTCGGCCGTTTATCTGGCCGTCAGCGCCATCCCGGGTCCCGCGGTGGCCGGACGCCCGACCATCGTCAAGCGGCTGGTGCACGTGCACGTGGGTGATGCCGAGGGGCTTCGCCGGCGACTGCTGGGGTTGCCCATCGAGCGGCTCGTGCATGATGGGGGCCTGAACCTCGAGGCCTGTGCCTCTGCGGTCCAGCGCTGCCGCTGGCATCTGGTGCACCAGCTCAATCACTACCTCTGGCTCGACGGCATGCAGGTCGAGCAGCGCCGGCACTACCAGAAGCGCCTCAAGCGGTTGCTGTGGCGCCGGGGGCCCCGAGCCCCCGAGGGCTTGGATGCCTTTATCAAAGAGCTGCAGCGCGACGGCTTCCGTCAGTCGGCCGAGCACCTCCAAAACGCTCAGCCGCACGCCTTCAGCTGGCAGGCCGACAAGGGCTTTGCCTTCACGACCACCGCTCCCCTGGAGCGGGAGATGAGGGAACTCAACCGCAGGGCCGATGTCGGGGCCCGCTGGAGCGACCGCGGGATCGAAAACGTCCTGACGGTGCTGTTCCACTACCGGCTCAATGAAAAACCGATAGTGCCCCTAAGGGCGTATCAGTAGGTAACGTGTTTTTGTTGCTATCAGGAAGTTAAGAAGATGGGAAGTTAGGAAATGAGGAAGTGGAGGCAACAGGCAGCAGATCCTTCTTTCTGACCTGTCACCTGCCACCTGATACCTGACACCTTGGTGAGGCTGAGGGTTTTCGACAAGGAAGATAGACAGGACAGGCCGAACAGAGCAGAATGGTGAAGACCTTCAAAGTCAAGAAGACCATCGCCGAGATCAACGAGAAGATCCGGCAGGGCAAGGCCGTCGTCGTGACGGCCGAGGAGATGATCGACATCGTCGAGCGTCACGGCGACGTGGAAGCGGCCCGGAAGGTCGACGTCGTGACCACGGGCACCTTCGGGCCCATGTGCTCATCGGGGGCCTTCCTGAATTTCGGCCACACCTCCCCGCGGATCAAGGCCCACAAGGTCTGGCTCAACGACGTGGCGGCCTACGGCGGCCTCGCGGCGGTCGACTGCTACATCGGGGCGACCGAGGTGGCCGAGGGCGACCCCCTCAACAGCGTCTTCCCCGGCGAGTTCAATTACGGCGGGGGCCACGTCATCGAGGATCTCGTGGCCGGCAACGTGATCCGGCTTCGCATGGAGGGCTACGGCACGGACTGCTACCCCTCGCGCAAGCAGGAGAAGAACATCGTGCTGCAGGACCTGCGGGACGCGATCCTCTTCAACCCGCGCAACTGCTACCAGAACTACAACTGCGCCGTGAACATGTCCGACAAGACGATCTACACCTACATGGGGGTCCTGCGCCCGCGGATGGCCAACGCCAACTACTCCACCTCGGGACAGCTCAGCCCCCTGTTCAACGACCCCTACTACCGGACGATCGGGATCGGGACCCGCATCTTCCTCGGCGGGGCCCAGGGGTACGTGGCCTGGCACGGCACCCAGCACCACCCGGACACGCCGCGGGGACCCAACGGCGTCCCGACGGGCGGGGCGGGGACCCTCGCCGTCATCGGCGACCTGAAGACCATGTCCCCGGAGTGGCTCACGGGCGCGAGCTTCTTGGGCTACGGCGTTTCCCTCTACGTCGGCATCGGGATCCCGATCCCCGTGCTCGACGAGGAGATGGCACGCTTCACCGCCGTGAAGGACGCGGACATCAAGACCCAGGTCTACGACTACAGCATGGACTATCCGGGCGGCGGCGACATCAAGAGCCTCGGCGAAGTGAGCTATCAGGAACTTCGCAGCGGCCGGATCATCCTCAACGGGAAGGAAGTGGCCACGGCCTCCATGTCGAGCTACTACAAGGCCCGGCAGATTGCGGAGACACTCAAGACCTGGATCGAAAAGAGGGAATTCCTGCTGGGCGAGCCCCAGGCGCTCCTGCCCTCGGTCAGCAGAGAACCGACCGGGGGACACCGCAAACGCTGATGCCGTTGTCGGGGGGTGGCGGATGAAGGCGGGCAGAGTGCTTCTGCTGTTCCTGATCCTCACGGGGTCGGCCATCCTCTTCGGCAGCCGGGGGGTCCTCGACAATCACCGCCTCAACCAGAAGCTTCTCGATCTGCGACATGGCAACGAGGAGCTCGCTGCGAAGAACGACGCCCTGAAAAAGGAAATCCTCCTTCTCCGCAACGACCTGCGATACATCGAGAAGGTGGCCCGCGACGAGCTCGGCATGGTGAAGCCGAGCGACCGGGTCTACCGGCGCGTGGAGTGACCCTCCTCAAACTCGGAAGTTTAGAAGTTGGGAAGTTGAGAAGTTCGGATAGTCCGGTGACCGCACAATAACTTCCAGCGCTTCCAAGTTTCCCAGCTTCACATCTTCACAGCTTCAGAATCCCCTTCTTCTCCCCTGTCCCTGTACAGAGTGTGTCAAAAAGCCTGACAGGGCCCCGGAAACACAGTCCCGGAGCCTCTTTCACGGCAGCCGCCCCGTTCAAGGCACCGTCCGTAGCAAATTTCATTTAACCCCGGCCCCGTCCCTGCCGATTAGTACCGTTGGGGGTTTCCCCCGCCGCAAGGCCTGTCGGTCGGGCATCCTGAAGGCAACCCGGCCGAAAAGGCCTCCGAATCAAGGCCTTCCGGGGCCGCAGCCGCGGCAGCCCCTCCAAAGGCGGATTCCCGGGTCGACCGTGGCACAATGCTTGCTTAACGTATTGCCCGAAGTGGTGTGAAGTGAATCGGCCTTAACCCCTCTCCCCGATGCCGGTTGACCGGCCGGAGGAGACCGCCAGACACAGAGGACCCCATGTTCAAACTCAACGGCCTGTTTTCCAGCAAGAAGCAGATTGCGGGGCTCGACATCGGATCCAGTTCCGTGAAGCTCGCCGAGATCGCCGAGGGACCCGACGGCTACGTGCTGCAGAATTTCGCCAGCATTCCCCTCGCGAAGGGCATCATCGCCGATGGCATCATCGCCAACCCCAATGCCCTGGCCGAGCGCATCAAGGAACTCCTCAAGATCTCCCGCTGCAAGGCCCGCACCGTCGTCACCTCCCTCTCCGGATACTCCGTCATCGCCAAGAAGATCGGCTTCCCCTCCATGGACGAGGAGTCGCTGCGCGAGCTGATCAGCGACGAGATCGAGAAGTACCTTCCCTTCGGCGACATGAAGGACGTCAACTTCGACTTCCAGATCTTGGGGTCCAGCGACATGAGCCCGGGCCAGATGGAGGTCTTCCTCGTGGCCGCCAAGAAGGACGTCGTGCAGAGCTACGTGGACACGCTGAAGAAGGCGGGGCTCGATGTGGCCATCATGGACGTGGACTCCTTCGCCCTCGAGACGATGTACGAGGAGAATTACGATTACGGGCACGAGGACGTCTGCATCCTCGTCAACATCGGGGCCAGCATGACGAACATCAACGTGGTCAAGGGGGGCGCCTCCATCTTCATCCGCGATTTCCCGCTGGGCGGCACCTCGATCACGGAAACCCTCCAGGACAAGACAGGGGTCTCCTTCGAGGAAGCCGAGCGCATGAAGCTCGAGAAGGCCGCATCGGGCGACGAGCAGAGCCGGGATGAGCTTCTCGCCTGCGCCGATCCCCTGCTGCTGGAGATCGAGCGCTCCGTCGATTACTTCCGGTCGACCTACCCGGGCAGGTACATCAAGCAGATCCTGCTCTGCGGCGGGACGGCCCGGATGCCCGGGATCGCAGACGCGCTCGTGCAGCGGCTCAACGTGGAGGTCGAGATCGCCAATCCGTTCCGCAAGGTTTCGGCCGACAAGAAATCGTTTTCCGCCGAGGACCTGAAAGAAATCGGGCCGCAGGCCTCAGTCGGTGTCGGGCTCGCCATGAGGAGGATCGGGGACAAATGATCAAGGTCAACCTGCTTCCCTACAGGGAAAAGAAAAAGGAAGTCCAGTCGAAGAACCAGGTCGTCATCCTCGGTGCCCTGGGGGCCGTCTTCGCGGTGCTGCTCGTCGGGTTCCACGTCTTCACCGTGATGAAGCTCAACGAGCTCGAGGCCGAGGTGCAAGGCACCGAGCAGAGGCTCCAGCAGCTCAAGTCGAACATCGGCGACATCAACCAGTACAAGAAGGCGAAGGAGATCCTCGAGAAACGGCTCCACATCATCAGCTACCTCGAGAAGAACCGCTTCGCCAAGGTCTACTTCCTCGATGAGCTGACCGCCATGGTCCCGGCCAACCAGGTCTGGGTCAAGTCGATGAAGGAAACAGAGGCGGACGTGAAGATCGACGGGTTCGCGCGGGACAACGTCGCGATCGCGAAGTTCATGCGCAACCTGGAGAAATCGAAACACCTGACCACCGTTGACCTCGTCTCGTCGAAACAAACGGAAATCGCGGGCAACAAGCTGAAGCAGTTCACCCTGTCCTGCGGTCTCAAGAAGGGGTTCTGAGCATGGCACTGAGCGTAGACGATCTCAAGAAAATGCCCGTCCGGCAGAAGGTCCTGGCGATGTTCGTGCTCTTCATCCTGCTGGGATTCGCCTATTACTCGCTGTACTATCAAAACGCCATGCAGCAGGAGGAGCAGCTCCAGGTGCGGCTCGCGGACCTGCAGAGGGAACTCACCCAGAAGCAGAAGCTCATGGAGGAGAAACTCAAGTTCGAGCGGGAGATCGCTCAGCTGCAGGAGCAGCTCAAGGTGGCCATGGCGAAACTGCCCGAGCAGAAAGAGATCCCGGGCCTGCTGATCTCCATGTCGGAGGCCGAGAACATCGGGGGCGTGGAGTTCCAGCTCTTCGAGCCCCTGGCCCCCGTCGAAAAGGAGTTCTACGCCGAGCTGCCCGTGAAGATTTCGCTCACCGGGGTCTATCACGACACGGCCACGTTCTTCGAGAAGGTGGCGAAGCTGCCCCGCATCGTCAACGTCTCGGACATCTCCATGGAGCGGCGCGAGGGGACGAAGGACGCCAACGGCGCCAAGGGCCCCACCCTGGCGACGAGTTTCCTGATCAAGACCTACATGTTTGTCGAAAAGCCCGTTGAAGGGAGCAAGAAGGCGGATGGAACGGACAAGAAAGCAGCGCAGAAAAAGTAAGCCCCTGGCGGGAAGCCTGGCTTTCGTCTTCCTGCTTGCGGTTGCCGCGACGGCGGCCCCCGCAGCGGACACGCCCGCGGCGCCGCCCGCTACGGCGGTGGCCTCGGCGATTCCCGCGGCGGCGCCCGCGACGGTGAAACCGGGGGAGGCTGCCCTCGAGATGCCGGACTACCGGTACGACCCGAAGGGCAAGACCGACCCCTTCAAGCCGTTCGTGCGGCTCGAGCTGCCGACCCCCGCGAAGAAGGGCCCGGAGAAGAAAAAGTACACGGGCCACCTCACACCCCTGCAGCGGGTGCCCCTGGACAAGGTCCGCGTGACGGGCATTGCGGGGTCGGCGTCGAAGCGCGTGGCCATGGTCGAGGACGGGGCCGGCAAGGGCTACATCGTGTACCTGGGCACGCTCATGGGCGAGAACGGCGGAAGGGTGATCCAGATCCTCCCCGACCGGGTCATCGTCGAGGAGAAAGTCGGGGAAGGCACCAAGGGCAAGGAAAAGTCGCACCGTGTGGCGCTGAAGCTCCATAAAGAGGAAGGCGAGGGAAGACCATGAAGAAGCTGAGCCTGTGGGCACTGACGATTGCATGCTGTGTGATGCTGGTTGCCGGCTGCGCAACGATGAACGCCGGTCCCGACCCGGCGGCGGAGGCGGCCGCCAAGCCCGGGGCCCCGGCGCCGGCCGATGCGCCCGCCGCCGTCGGCTACATCGAGAGGATCGCCTTCGACAGGGCGGCGGACAAGGAAAAGGTCATCATCACGACCTCCAAGCTCATGGGGTACACGGCCTCCCGGGAATCGGCCCGGATGCTCGTGCTCACCTTCGACCGGATGATGGTGCCCGACGAGCTGAAGAGGAAGACCGCCGACGGCGGCCTGAAGGTCGTCGAGGGCGTCACCGGCGATCAGATGAAATCG
This region includes:
- a CDS encoding polyribonucleotide nucleotidyltransferase, translated to MSQIFKTQFAGSEISIKAQYIAGQADGAVLVTYGETVVLVTIVSSRAQREGLDFLPLTVDYQEMTFAAGKIPGGFFKREGRPNEREILICRIIDRSIRPLFPKGYNYETQLIATVLSVDGQHDSDVAALLGASAALQISNVPFNGPIAGVRIGRIDGKLVANPTSMENSDLDLFISGRKVTPGTGGRPYDVNLVMLEGGAQELSEDDIVQGINLALEAMRPVIDLQDEMQKAIGKAKRPFTPPVVDEALYRKISDLVKEGFEAAYRIPEKLDRYGKIREVREKAIETLCKDDPSLKPLVEHVIEKIDRSVLRTMILTEKRRVGGRAYDEIRPIQCEVGLLPRTHGSALFTRGETQALVTITLGTSSDEQRLDYITGEEMRSFMLHYNFPPYCVGEVKRLGSPGRREVGHGALARRALLPVIPSQEEFPYTIRTVSEILSSNGSSSMASVCGGSLSLMDAGVPVKDVVAGIAMGLLKEGDSVAVLSDILGDEDHAGDMDFKVCGTKKGITALQMDIKIDGINEQILRKALQQAKEGRFFIIDKMKETIAEPRKELSPYAPRILTLKIRPDRIRDLIGTGGKNIRQIVAETGVTIDVEDDGTVLIASADLEAADRAIAMVKWLTEEAEIGKIYMGTVKKVVDFGCFVEILPGTEGLVHISQLDTKRVAKVTDVVREGDKIPVKVLEIDSNGKIRLSRKDALGADVPKNGPF
- a CDS encoding insulinase family protein, yielding MPWVQTYRKTVLSNGIKVITEEIRHVRSVSIGAWVRCGSRHEDERINGTAHFIEHMLFKGTARRSAFDIASDIDSVGGVMNAFTGKELTAFYVKVPDYHLPLAIDLLADIFNNSLFGPDDIEKEKSVVLQEISMVEDTPDEYIHDLFEKHFWEGHSLGMPVLGTRDSVDAFDRGEVLTFFEERYRGDNLVIAAVGNLEHEKLVDLVAKLFGTLPALRQQPADEPPRTTARLSCFEKDLEQLHLVVGTPAPATLDNTRFAGILMNSVFGGSMSSRLFQEIREKRGLAYAVRSYIVSYRDTGMLNVYVGTSKDKTREVIDIILAEMRRMKTEPFSDKELQSAKELIKGNLLLSMESTDNRMQKLATNEIYFGRNVPPEEIVGRIEAVSAEDILSLCAQMFTRDNLSMVFLGDMTEAEMPADNIEL
- the dut gene encoding dUTP diphosphatase, encoding MKPAREQITVTVTRVDGSEDLPLPGYMTDHAAGMDLMAAVQGDLVLPPGQRALVPTGIAIALPEGFEAQIRPRSGLALKHGVTLLNTPGTIDADYRGEIRVILINHGAEPFVVRRGDRIAQMIVAPVCWVRWDPQPGLPATERGDGGFGHTG
- a CDS encoding septum formation initiator family protein, translated to MKAGRVLLLFLILTGSAILFGSRGVLDNHRLNQKLLDLRHGNEELAAKNDALKKEILLLRNDLRYIEKVARDELGMVKPSDRVYRRVE
- the pilM gene encoding type IV pilus assembly protein PilM → MFKLNGLFSSKKQIAGLDIGSSSVKLAEIAEGPDGYVLQNFASIPLAKGIIADGIIANPNALAERIKELLKISRCKARTVVTSLSGYSVIAKKIGFPSMDEESLRELISDEIEKYLPFGDMKDVNFDFQILGSSDMSPGQMEVFLVAAKKDVVQSYVDTLKKAGLDVAIMDVDSFALETMYEENYDYGHEDVCILVNIGASMTNINVVKGGASIFIRDFPLGGTSITETLQDKTGVSFEEAERMKLEKAASGDEQSRDELLACADPLLLEIERSVDYFRSTYPGRYIKQILLCGGTARMPGIADALVQRLNVEVEIANPFRKVSADKKSFSAEDLKEIGPQASVGVGLAMRRIGDK
- a CDS encoding PilN domain-containing protein is translated as MIKVNLLPYREKKKEVQSKNQVVILGALGAVFAVLLVGFHVFTVMKLNELEAEVQGTEQRLQQLKSNIGDINQYKKAKEILEKRLHIISYLEKNRFAKVYFLDELTAMVPANQVWVKSMKETEADVKIDGFARDNVAIAKFMRNLEKSKHLTTVDLVSSKQTEIAGNKLKQFTLSCGLKKGF
- the pilO gene encoding type 4a pilus biogenesis protein PilO — protein: MALSVDDLKKMPVRQKVLAMFVLFILLGFAYYSLYYQNAMQQEEQLQVRLADLQRELTQKQKLMEEKLKFEREIAQLQEQLKVAMAKLPEQKEIPGLLISMSEAENIGGVEFQLFEPLAPVEKEFYAELPVKISLTGVYHDTATFFEKVAKLPRIVNVSDISMERREGTKDANGAKGPTLATSFLIKTYMFVEKPVEGSKKADGTDKKAAQKK